One segment of Leucoraja erinacea ecotype New England chromosome 7, Leri_hhj_1, whole genome shotgun sequence DNA contains the following:
- the mettl8 gene encoding mRNA N(3)-methylcytidine methyltransferase METTL8 isoform X3, translating to MHFQDKQLQIELVGNLQKRHFIQMKRRPQMALIHTVSIALLKKLGLHCRFQSTGRPTAPLGSRILSDPSRVFEHNMWDHMQWTPEQEALARQKAEENSSVKVSIEEQVKYDKDACSYWNEFYRAHQNKFFKDRRWLFMEFPELLPHRTHECNEVVLEPEKTSILFSPVCSQMQTKLDSVNKTHAEQAVETVEKAESVQRTRKTNDDMNLEHKGQDWKWMDRQKNQGYFPGIDFTFKIFEVGCGAGNSVFPILSKIRDSSTFLYCCDFSTHAVHLVTCHPLYNASQCHAFVHDMCDEATSTYPFPDGSIDVILLVFVLSSIHPERMQMVINRLSKLLKPGGMILFRDYGRYDLSQLRLKKVTQVMRNSMTNVPENHDDCRCLFGNFYVRGDGTCVYFFTNEEIARIFISAGLKEVQNVMDRRLQVNRKKKVAMHRVWVQCKYQKPFTKDLH from the exons GAGACATTTCATCCAAATGAAGAGGAGGCCACAAATGGCATTGATTCACACGGTGTCTATTGCATTGCTGAAGAAACTTGGCTTGCACTGCAGATTTCAAAGTACCGGACGACCCACTGCTCCTCTTGGCTCCCGAATTTTATCTGATCCCAGCCGAGTGTTTGAGCACAATATGTG ggatCACATGCAATGGACTCCAGAGCAGGAAGCTCTTGCTagacaaaaagctgaagaaaattCTAGTGTTAAAGTCTCAATAGAAGAACAAG TCAAATACGATAAAGATGCCTGTAGTTACTGGAATGAATTCTACAGAGCTCACCAAAACAAATTCTTCAAAGATCGTAGATGGTTGTTCATGGAATTTCCCGAGCTCCTGCCACACAGAACACACGAGTGTAATGAAGTTGTCCTTGAACCGGAAAAGACTTCCATATTATTTTCTCCCGTTTGCTCGCAGATGCAAACAAAATTGGACAGTGTTAACAAGACCCATGCTGAACAGGCAGTTGAAACTGTGGAGAAAGCAGAATCTGTGCAGAGAACAAGGAAAACAAATGATGACATGAACTTGGAGCATAAAGGACAAGACTGGAAATGGATGGACAGACAAAAGAATCAAGGATATTTTCCTGGTATTGACTTCACCTTCAAAATATTTGAG GTTGGATGCGGTGCAGGAAACAGTGTTTTTCCTATCTTGAGTAAAATTCG AGATTCCAGTACATTCCTTTATTGTTGTGATTTTTCAACACATGCCGTGCATCTGGTGACG TGTCACCCTTTATACAATGCATCCCAGTGTCATGCCTTTGTTCATGATATGTGTGATGAAGCAACTTCCACTTACCCGTTTCCAGATGGAAGTATTGATGTCATTCTCCTTGTATTTGTGCTTTCTTCTATTCATCCAGAAAG GATGCAGATGGTAATAAATAGATTGAGCAAGTTACTCAAACCTGGAGGAATGATATTGTTTCGGGATTATGGTAGATATGATTTGTCTCAGCTTAGATTGAAGAAAG TGACTCAGGTCATGCGCAACTCCATGACAAACGTCCCAGAAAATCATGACGATT GTCGTTGTTTGTTTGGAAACTTTTATGTACGAGGGGATGGTACTTGTGTCTACTTCTTTACTAATG AAGAGATTGCACGTATATTCATCTCGGCAGGTTTGAAAGAAGTTCAAAATGTAATGGATCGACGACTCCAAGTTAACCGCAAAAAGAAAGTTGCAATGCATCGTGTTTGGGTGCAATGCAAATACCAAAAACCATTCACAAAAGATTTACATTAA
- the mettl8 gene encoding mRNA N(3)-methylcytidine methyltransferase METTL8 isoform X4, protein MIGRHFIQMKRRPQMALIHTVSIALLKKLGLHCRFQSTGRPTAPLGSRILSDPSRVFEHNMWDHMQWTPEQEALARQKAEENSSVKVSIEEQVKYDKDACSYWNEFYRAHQNKFFKDRRWLFMEFPELLPHRTHECNEVVLEPEKTSILFSPVCSQMQTKLDSVNKTHAEQAVETVEKAESVQRTRKTNDDMNLEHKGQDWKWMDRQKNQGYFPGIDFTFKIFEVGCGAGNSVFPILSKIRDSSTFLYCCDFSTHAVHLVTCHPLYNASQCHAFVHDMCDEATSTYPFPDGSIDVILLVFVLSSIHPERMQMVINRLSKLLKPGGMILFRDYGRYDLSQLRLKKVTQVMRNSMTNVPENHDDCRCLFGNFYVRGDGTCVYFFTNEEIARIFISAGLKEVQNVMDRRLQVNRKKKVAMHRVWVQCKYQKPFTKDLH, encoded by the exons GAGACATTTCATCCAAATGAAGAGGAGGCCACAAATGGCATTGATTCACACGGTGTCTATTGCATTGCTGAAGAAACTTGGCTTGCACTGCAGATTTCAAAGTACCGGACGACCCACTGCTCCTCTTGGCTCCCGAATTTTATCTGATCCCAGCCGAGTGTTTGAGCACAATATGTG ggatCACATGCAATGGACTCCAGAGCAGGAAGCTCTTGCTagacaaaaagctgaagaaaattCTAGTGTTAAAGTCTCAATAGAAGAACAAG TCAAATACGATAAAGATGCCTGTAGTTACTGGAATGAATTCTACAGAGCTCACCAAAACAAATTCTTCAAAGATCGTAGATGGTTGTTCATGGAATTTCCCGAGCTCCTGCCACACAGAACACACGAGTGTAATGAAGTTGTCCTTGAACCGGAAAAGACTTCCATATTATTTTCTCCCGTTTGCTCGCAGATGCAAACAAAATTGGACAGTGTTAACAAGACCCATGCTGAACAGGCAGTTGAAACTGTGGAGAAAGCAGAATCTGTGCAGAGAACAAGGAAAACAAATGATGACATGAACTTGGAGCATAAAGGACAAGACTGGAAATGGATGGACAGACAAAAGAATCAAGGATATTTTCCTGGTATTGACTTCACCTTCAAAATATTTGAG GTTGGATGCGGTGCAGGAAACAGTGTTTTTCCTATCTTGAGTAAAATTCG AGATTCCAGTACATTCCTTTATTGTTGTGATTTTTCAACACATGCCGTGCATCTGGTGACG TGTCACCCTTTATACAATGCATCCCAGTGTCATGCCTTTGTTCATGATATGTGTGATGAAGCAACTTCCACTTACCCGTTTCCAGATGGAAGTATTGATGTCATTCTCCTTGTATTTGTGCTTTCTTCTATTCATCCAGAAAG GATGCAGATGGTAATAAATAGATTGAGCAAGTTACTCAAACCTGGAGGAATGATATTGTTTCGGGATTATGGTAGATATGATTTGTCTCAGCTTAGATTGAAGAAAG TGACTCAGGTCATGCGCAACTCCATGACAAACGTCCCAGAAAATCATGACGATT GTCGTTGTTTGTTTGGAAACTTTTATGTACGAGGGGATGGTACTTGTGTCTACTTCTTTACTAATG AAGAGATTGCACGTATATTCATCTCGGCAGGTTTGAAAGAAGTTCAAAATGTAATGGATCGACGACTCCAAGTTAACCGCAAAAAGAAAGTTGCAATGCATCGTGTTTGGGTGCAATGCAAATACCAAAAACCATTCACAAAAGATTTACATTAA
- the mettl8 gene encoding mRNA N(3)-methylcytidine methyltransferase METTL8 isoform X5 produces MKRRPQMALIHTVSIALLKKLGLHCRFQSTGRPTAPLGSRILSDPSRVFEHNMWDHMQWTPEQEALARQKAEENSSVKVSIEEQVKYDKDACSYWNEFYRAHQNKFFKDRRWLFMEFPELLPHRTHECNEVVLEPEKTSILFSPVCSQMQTKLDSVNKTHAEQAVETVEKAESVQRTRKTNDDMNLEHKGQDWKWMDRQKNQGYFPGIDFTFKIFEVGCGAGNSVFPILSKIRDSSTFLYCCDFSTHAVHLVTCHPLYNASQCHAFVHDMCDEATSTYPFPDGSIDVILLVFVLSSIHPERMQMVINRLSKLLKPGGMILFRDYGRYDLSQLRLKKVTQVMRNSMTNVPENHDDCRCLFGNFYVRGDGTCVYFFTNEEIARIFISAGLKEVQNVMDRRLQVNRKKKVAMHRVWVQCKYQKPFTKDLH; encoded by the exons ATGAAGAGGAGGCCACAAATGGCATTGATTCACACGGTGTCTATTGCATTGCTGAAGAAACTTGGCTTGCACTGCAGATTTCAAAGTACCGGACGACCCACTGCTCCTCTTGGCTCCCGAATTTTATCTGATCCCAGCCGAGTGTTTGAGCACAATATGTG ggatCACATGCAATGGACTCCAGAGCAGGAAGCTCTTGCTagacaaaaagctgaagaaaattCTAGTGTTAAAGTCTCAATAGAAGAACAAG TCAAATACGATAAAGATGCCTGTAGTTACTGGAATGAATTCTACAGAGCTCACCAAAACAAATTCTTCAAAGATCGTAGATGGTTGTTCATGGAATTTCCCGAGCTCCTGCCACACAGAACACACGAGTGTAATGAAGTTGTCCTTGAACCGGAAAAGACTTCCATATTATTTTCTCCCGTTTGCTCGCAGATGCAAACAAAATTGGACAGTGTTAACAAGACCCATGCTGAACAGGCAGTTGAAACTGTGGAGAAAGCAGAATCTGTGCAGAGAACAAGGAAAACAAATGATGACATGAACTTGGAGCATAAAGGACAAGACTGGAAATGGATGGACAGACAAAAGAATCAAGGATATTTTCCTGGTATTGACTTCACCTTCAAAATATTTGAG GTTGGATGCGGTGCAGGAAACAGTGTTTTTCCTATCTTGAGTAAAATTCG AGATTCCAGTACATTCCTTTATTGTTGTGATTTTTCAACACATGCCGTGCATCTGGTGACG TGTCACCCTTTATACAATGCATCCCAGTGTCATGCCTTTGTTCATGATATGTGTGATGAAGCAACTTCCACTTACCCGTTTCCAGATGGAAGTATTGATGTCATTCTCCTTGTATTTGTGCTTTCTTCTATTCATCCAGAAAG GATGCAGATGGTAATAAATAGATTGAGCAAGTTACTCAAACCTGGAGGAATGATATTGTTTCGGGATTATGGTAGATATGATTTGTCTCAGCTTAGATTGAAGAAAG TGACTCAGGTCATGCGCAACTCCATGACAAACGTCCCAGAAAATCATGACGATT GTCGTTGTTTGTTTGGAAACTTTTATGTACGAGGGGATGGTACTTGTGTCTACTTCTTTACTAATG AAGAGATTGCACGTATATTCATCTCGGCAGGTTTGAAAGAAGTTCAAAATGTAATGGATCGACGACTCCAAGTTAACCGCAAAAAGAAAGTTGCAATGCATCGTGTTTGGGTGCAATGCAAATACCAAAAACCATTCACAAAAGATTTACATTAA